GCCCTGCGTCTGCATCAGCTTGCGCTCGTTCAGGGTTTGCAAGACGATCGCCGTCGAACTGAGCGAGAAAATCATCCCCAGCGCGAGCGCAATCGAGAGCGGCTGTCCCAAGATCATCGCGAACAGCGTGACCACGACAAGCGTGATCACCACCTGCAAACCGCCAAGGCCGACCAGCTTGTCCCGCATGGCCCAAAGAGCGCGCGGTTCCAGTTCCAGTCCGATCAGGAACAGCATCATCACCACACCGAATTCGGCGAAGTGCTGCAGGTCATCCATTTCCGAGCCGGTGAGCCCGAGAACGGGGCCGATCATCAGCCCCGCGATCAGATAGCCAAGCACCGATCCAAGCTTGGCACGGGTGGCCAGCGGCACGGCGATGATCATTGCCAGCAAATAGAGCGTTGCCTGAAGCAGAAAAGCTTCCATAGTCCGATCACGTCTTTCAATTCAGGGTGCCACGCACCGCCCGTCACCGTGCGGCGCGCAAGTCCCGCAGGGTTTTTGCAAGGCTAGTCCAGATAGCGGTCCGGAAAAACTGGATTTTCCGTGTAATGCGTCGCAATACCTGCTCACGCCCAAGCGATGGGCAAGGATCAGCCGTCGATCAGGTTGATCCGGTACGCTTTCGAGCCTTTCTGGTAGGTCAGCGACTTGTCATTAATGGCTGTGACCTGACCGTCATCGAAGCGATCCCCGATCTGCACTTTCACAAACCGCCCGTTGGGCATCCGCAACAGGGCACGGCGGTTGCTCTGGCTGCCATAGACGCCGATCAGGTTCACCTGATTGAGACGAATCGCATTATCATCCGTTGCCGCTTTGGCGACAGAGGCGGCCGTGGGCATGTTGGGCGCGGCTTTCGCCTCGGGCTCGTCATCCGCTTCAGGCGCAGTCGGGGCCGAGCGCGCGGTCTGCACGGGGGCGGGTTTGGGGGCGGCCTTGGGAGCTGCGGACGCTTTCGGGGCAGGGGCGGCTTCGGCAGGCCGGTTGGCCATAGCGGCGGCCAAAGCGGATTGCACCGCATTCGAGAAATTCTGCGGGCGTCCCATCGGTCGGCGCGAGACGGTGACCGCCTGATCGGTGGCCGATGCCATCGCAGCTTGCGCGTCCTGCGCGGCTTTTTCTTCGGCGGCGCGACGGTCGGCCTCGGCCTTGGCGGCATCGGCCACAGCCGCAGGGCGCGCCCTGAGCGGCGAGGCGCTGGACAGGCGCGGATCATTGACCACTGCGCGCGCCTGTTCGACAGGGGCCTCTTCGGCAGCTTTGGCGTCTTGCGATGCCTCGGCCTTTGTCTGCTCCTTTGCCTGCTCGGGCTTGGCAAGCGGTTTCGCATCGGGGGTCGTGGGGGTCGGGGGGGCGGTCTTGGTGTCCGCAACCGGCGCCGCGGTGGCTTCGGGCGCAGCAGCGGGAGCCGGTTTGTCCTGCGCCGCTTGCGCGGCTTTCTCGACCGCAGCGGGACGGGCTTTCGGTGTTTTGCCTTTGAGAGCCGGTGCCTGATAGGGCATCGGTTTGCCGGTCGCCTCGCTATAGGCGAATTTGACATCCTCCGGACGGGCGCGCGGCAGGCGGTCCGGCTTGCCTGCCACCAGCATGAATTTTCCGGGCATCAGCACCCCTTCGGGGGTCGGCGTGACCGTGCCATCTGCCTGCACGCGGGCAAGCTGGTTATAGGGCGGCGGCGCAGCGGGGGCTGTTGGCTCGGGGTCGCGTTTGGGCGGCGTGCTGAGCGTGTCGACATGCCCCGTCAAGGCCTGAGCGGCAGCCTCTTGCCCCGTGCCGGTCGGGGCCGTTTGGGGCTGTACCGCCGGAACGCCTTGTGCGGGCGTGTTCTCGGCTGTGGAGGTTTGTTCCGAGCCGGCTTGCGCAAGCGCCGTCGGTGATAGCGCCTGCTGTTCGGTGGCGCTGACATCGGTCTGCGCGGGGTCGGTCGTGTCTTCTCCGCCCATCAGCATGGCGATAATGGCCAGAACAAGGATCAACGCACCCGTCAGGATAAGGCCCAGATAGCGGGGCTTGCCGCCGATGGTGTCACCCAGATCGCGCGTCGGCGCGTCGGTTTCGTCCTCGGCGGAGGGGGGCGTGGTGCCGACACGCGCGGTGATCGAGATCCTGTCGCGCCCGTCGCGTGCCCCCGAGAGGGGCGGGGAATCCTCGGCCAGAGGTCGGCGCGACACTGCGGGCGTGTCGAACGCCGGATCGGCCACGGGCTTGCGCAGCGCGCCCTCTTTGCGGGCCGGTTTGTCCTTGCGCCCTGCGGCGCGGCTGTCGCGATGCTCTGACTGCGCCACAAGATCGGCTGCACTATGGCGGGGCTCTGCCGTTTCGCGTTCGGCATAAAGGGCGGGGCCGGCGGCCTGTCCCGAGACCGGCATATCACGGCGCGCCCCTGAGAGCTTGCGGGTCGGGCCTGCACCTGCCGCCGTGCCTTCGGACATATGCGCGGAAAGTGGGGCTTCGCTGCCCGGCAGCTCTTCCGGACGATCCACACCGAATTCCGCCCGCAGGCGGTCAAGGTCGCTTTCCGGAATCGAGATGCGGTCCGAGCCGTTATGATGCCACTGGTTTTGCGGTGCGGCGGGTGCGGACATCGAGGGCGTCTGCGCGAAACCGTCCTCGTCCTCGGCATAGGGGCCGGATTCGGTGCCGAAATCGCTATCGTCCCACTGACGGTCCTGCCAAGGCTCGTCTACCGGCTCCTGACCATATTCGGCCAGCTCCTCTGCCAGCGACGGTGGAGGAGGGCTGTCTTCGGGGGCGTCTTGCCATTGCGGCGCGGCGGGCGTGGTGAATTCGGATGGGGCAGGGCTCTCCGGTTCGGCTGGAGGAACCGGCAGCTCGGGCTGTGGTGGCGCGGGCTGTGGCAGCTCCTGTGGCGGATAGTCCGGTGCGGGCAGGTCCTCTGCCGGAGGAAGCTCGGGCGCGGGCAGGTCCGGCTCTGGCAGATCTGGCGTGGGCAGCTCCGGCTCTGGCTGTTCCGGCTCTGTCGGTTGCGGCGCAGGGTCTTGTGAGGGGGGGATATCCGCAGGGGTATAGGCCGCTTCTTCGGCTTCGCGGGCCGCTTGTTCGGCCATAAGCTGGTCATTCTGCGCCGCGCGCGCGGCTGCGGCGGCAAAGGCGGCCGCCCCGTCTTCGGGGGTGCAGATCACCATCGCATCGGTATCGGGCTGCACATGTTCGCCCTGTGCCAGATAGTCCGGCGCGAATGTTGTCATGCCGAACCACGGCTCGCCAACAAATTCCTCGCCCTTGGGGATCGCTACGAAAGACACGGGGCGCATCCCGTGAGTTTCGGCAAAATCCTCCGCCTCGCGCAGCGTGTCGCGGGCGATCACGGCCACATGCACGGTCTTTCCGGGGCCGGACCAGTCAAATACCAGATCGCTGACCGGATAAGGCGTCATGTCGATCAGCGCGGCTTCGATCTGGCGGCGGCGCTCGGCAATGGTGGGGCCGGGCGCATGCACCGCCGTATAGAGGATCTGCGTCGCGGGAATCGCAAGCTTGGTGGTGAAGCCCTGGCCGCCCAGCTGGACCGCTTTGGCGCGCAGCTTCGACATCTCGCTTTCCAGCGTTTCGGCGTCACCAATCGATACCTGACCATGCTCTGACCAGCCATATTGATGGCGTTCAAGGAGACTGACATTCTCTGCCGAGAAATTCAGGGCGAATTGAGGTTTCATGGTCTAGCTCGGTGCGTCTCATCGGTGCCTGTAAGCACCGTTTTGGTGTTTTGTTACTGGTAGCCGAGAACGGCCTTCAAGAAAAGCGGCGAACCACTGACAACGAAGAAATTGATCGCCATATCGGCGAGGCGCTGCCGGTTGGAGCAGCCAAGTCTGGCAGGGCGCGCGGCACTTTTCCCGCTAGGATTTAGCGCAGCCACAGGCCCTCGCGCTTGATCGCGTTACGGATCACTTTTTCGCGGCGGGGCAGGTCGTTCTGGTCGAAGAGCGCGCGGATCTTCTTGCCCTTGCCTTGCAGCACGAGCTTCTTGATCGGCTCATAGGCTTTCAGAATTTTTTTCACCTTGTTCGGTGTGCAGACCTCTTCGACCATCGCGATCGCGGCATCGCTTTCGCGGGCATAGAGCAGAGGCAGCGTGCGGTAATGGCAGGATGTCAGGCTGTCGAGGCCTGCCAGTTCCGGTCCGGGGCGGCCACCTCCCAAGGAGGCGATCACAAGCGGCAGGGCAATCTGGTCCAGCCACGGGTCAAGCGACTGGCAGGCCAGCTCGTCAGGGGTATTGTCGCGGATCGACAGGGCATAGCGCAGAAAGCGCGTGCCGAATTCCTGCGCATCCGCCCCCAGAAACCAGCCCGCATTGAAATAGAGGAACCGCTCCCAGTATTCTTCCGGCTGTCCGAGGTCGAGTGTCGGCTCGAAGGGGATCTCGAAGCGGTCATAGAGGCACTTCCAGATGTCATGGTAGCCCGGCCCGTACAGCGGAGGCTCGGGCCATGTGCCTTCGCGGCGCATGGAGGCCGTGGGATAGTCGAAATCGATCGCCAGATCGCTGAGCGGCCCCGTAAAGACGGTATCGGTGTCGAAAAAAAGAAAGGGCTCTGGGGGGAGTGCCAGCAGGGCCTCGATCTTGTTGCCATAGGGGTAGCTCTCGCCGAAATGCCGGTTCTCGAAGCTGATGATCTCGGCGCCTTCGGCCTCCAGCAGGGCGCGGGTTTCGGCAGAGATGGCCGTTGGCTGCGACCAGCGCGCGCCTGTCGGCTCGGCCACGATGAGCCGCCCCTTGAAATCGGGATTGCAGGCCCGGAACGAGCGCACGAAAATCACGGCCTCATGTTCCAGCCGCCCCTGCTGCGCGACGCAGAATACGATGAAGTCTTTCTGGGTCTTTGGCATCGACATGCAAAGGCGCTCCGGAATTATGGAATATTTATAATACGAGTCAGACTAGCACGGATAATGCCAGAATGTCTTTCGAATATTTCGCGGATTTTCAGGAGCTTACAGCGTCTCACCAAACCCTTGGAGGGTAGTGGTGGGTGACCCTGGAATCGAACCAGGCATGGGTCTCCCCGGCGGAGTTACAGTCCGCTGCCGCACCTTGCAGCACGTCACCCGACGCTGTGAGGGGGCTTTTACGGACAGTGATCGGGAGCGTCAAGCGCCTTTTTTCATTTTTCTTGCAACTCTTTCTCGGGCTTGCCAATCGTCGCGCAAATGCGCAGGAAGAAGATCAAGTATATAAGGGGAATCCGATGAAAAAGCCGGCTTGGGTTATCGATAAAGAACGCTCCAAACGCGCAGCGGCAGCCGAAACCGTCTGGTTGTTCGGTCTGCATGCGGTGCGGGATGCGCTTGTAAACCCTGATCGCACCCGTCTGCGCCTTGTCCTGTCGAAGAATGCGGCTGACAAACTGGCCGAGGCGATCGCGCAATCCGGTATGGAGCCGGAAATCGTCGATGTGCGCCGCTTTGCGAAAGATGTGCCCATTGCCGAGGATTCGGTCCATCAGGGGGCGGCTTTGGAAGTGAAGCCGCTTGATTGGGGTAAGGTGACGGATTTGTGCGAGCCGGGGCAGGCATCGCCGGTGGTGGTCCTGCTGGACCGTGTCACCGACCCGCATAATGTGGGGGCGATCTTGCGCTCTGCCGAGGTATTCGGGGCGCGTGCCGTGGTGGCACCGCATCGCCATTCGGCCCCCGAGACAGGGGCTCTGGCGAAAACCGCCTCGGGGGCGCTGGAGCGCCAGCCCTATCTGCGGGTGAAGAATCTGGGCGATGCGATCGAAGAGCTGCAGAAGATTGGCTATGTTGTCTATGGTCTGGCGGGCGAGGCCGAGATGACTTTGGCCGAAGGTCTGGCAAAATCGCCCGATCTGCCGATTGCTCTGGTGATGGGCGCCGAAGGGCCGGGGCTGCGCGAGCGCACGCGCGAGCTGTGCGATCATCTGGTGAAAATCCCGTTTGCGGCAGATTTCGGGTCGCTCAACGTGTCGAACGCGGCCGCCGTGGCGCTTTATGCGGCCCAGAATCGCGGCACCACCAAGGCGTGACCCAAGCGCCACATTCGAGGAAAAATAAGCTTCCGTCGTTCACATGCGCGCGATTTCAAGATTGTGGCCTTTTAATTGTCCGGATGCTTTCTAACTTGAATGACAGGAGGCGCAGTATCGGAACCACTGCGCTTCGAACACTGTCCCTCGTTCCGCACTCGCGCCCGGCCTTATGGTCTGGGCGCTTTTTTCTGGGGCAGGGCGTTACCGGAGGATATGATGGTTTCTGATGCCAAGCTACGCGAGATATTCGCAACCACCAAGACCATCGCCCTGGTCGGCTATTCCGCGCATCCCGACAGGCCGTCGCATATGGTGGCCCGTTTTCTACAGGCCAAAGGCTATCGGGTGATCCCCGTCAATCCCGGCCTTGCGGGGCAGACGGCCTTGGGCGAAACCGTATATGCCGATCTTGCCGCGATCCCGCCGGAGATCGAGGTGGATATGGTGGATATCTTCCGCCGGTCGGAGGCCATGCCGGACATCACCCGCGACGCCTTGGCCCATCTGCCGCATCTGCAGGTGGTCTGGATGCAGATCGGTGTCGGCAACGAGGAGGCCGAAGCTCTGGCACGACAGGCGGGCAAAACCGTGGTGGCTGATCGCTGTCCGAAGATCGAAATGCCGCGACTTGGCCTGTAAAAACCAATAGATCTTGCAGTGGCTGCTTAATATTTTTGCACTGACCGAATAAAATCACTGCAAATGCGTGAAATTGCGCGATTTTCTCGTCAAAATTCAAAAGCACTGCTATGAAAATGTGCCGGAAGTGAAAAGACAAACGGGACAGGCGATGGAATTTGATGTGGGTGCGAGATTGCGCGCGGTTCGTAAGGCGCGCAAGATGTCACAGCGGGAAATGGCGACAAAGTCGGGCATTACCAATGGGATGATCTCGTTGATCGAGGGCAATAAGACCAGTCCGTCGATCTCGTCCCTCAAGAAAATTCTTGAGGCGCTGGATCTGACATTGTCGGAATTCTTCGAGAGTGATGCGGCGGTGGTGGACAAGTTCGTGTTCCGCCACAACGAGTTGGAAAAAATCACCCCCGAGCAGGTGGACGGGGCGGGGATCAACCCGCTGTCCAGTGCGGCCACGCTGCGGCGATTGGGCTATAGTCAGGGCAGCTCCCTGCTGATGCTTTACGAGACCTATGAGCCCGGCGCCGATACGGGCGAGCCCTATACGCATGAGGGCGAGGAAGCGGGGTTCGTGGTCGAGGGAGAGCTGCTTTTGGAAGTCGATGGCGAGGTCGAGGTGCTGCAGGTCGGGGACGGGTATAAATTTGCCAGCACCAAGCCGCATCGTTTCCGCAATATCGGCTCGGAACGTTGTGTGGTGATCAGCGCCTGTACGCCGCCAACCTTCTGATCTGTCTGCTGCATGAAAAAACGCCCGAGGAATTCCTCGGGCGTTTTCATTTGTCGGATCCGGCGACAGTTTTACTGGATGCCCATCAACAGGCGCGGCAGCCAAAGCGACAGATCGGGGCAGAAGGTGACGATCATGGTCATCGGCAGGTGCCCGAAGATCAGGAATTTCATCGTCGGTTTGATATATTTATCAAGCGTCAGTTTCGAGACACCCCCCGCCATATAGAGCATCGGCGCACAGGGCGGCGAGACGTTGCCCAGACCCAGATTGGTGCCGACGATGGCGGCAAAGTGGATCGGGTGCACGCCCAGATGGTTGATGACCGGCAGGAAGATGATTGCGGCCAGAACCGAGCCCGAGATGTCATCCACGATCATCCCGATGAACAGCAGCACGACGTTGATCAGCAGCAAGATGACGATCTTGTTGTCCGACAGCGACAGCATGGCCTCGGCCACTTCTTTCGGGATCTGCTGCAAGATCATCGCGCGGCTCATCATGAACAGGAAGAACAGCACCGAGATGATGGATCCGGTGGTGATGGCCGAGCGCACGAAGGAGGTGGCGAAGCTGCGCACCGTCAGCCCCTTATAGATGAAGAAGCCCACCGGAATGGCGTAGACCAGCGCGATGGCGGCAGCTTCGGTCGGCGTGGCGATCCCCGAATAGATCACGCCAAGGATCAGAACCGGCATCAGCAAGGCCCAGAACGCCTTGAGGCCCGAACGGCCGATATTCTGCACCGATTGCTGGAAGTCGAGCTTTTCTTCGACCTTGATCGTGTCGACATTCCGCAAGAAGACGAAGTTCAGCACGACATAGATCAGTGCCAGAAGCAGGCCGGGCACGAGGGTCGACAGGAAGGCTGCCCCGACCGACAGGCCGCCGGTGATCGCGAAAACGATCATCGGGATCGAGGGCGGGATCATCAGCGCCAGCACCGAAGAACATGCCACAAGGGCTGTCGCATGTCCTGCGGGGTAGCCTTCGCGCACCATGCGCGGGATCATGATCTGGCCGATCGCGGCAATGGCTGCCGAAGACGACCCCGAGATCGCGCCAAACAAGGCGCAGGTGATCACGGTCACGGCCCCGAGGCCGCCTTTGACGCGCCCGACAAGCGAGTTCACGAAGTTCAGAAGGCGTTCGGAGATTCCGCCTTCGGCCATCAGCGTCCCCGCCAGAACAAAGAGCGGCAGTGCCAGAAGGGCGAAGCTGGAGGTGGTCTGATAGGCGTAAGGCAGCAGGAAGGATACATCCGAGCCGCTTGCCAGCCCGAAGATCAGCGCGCCCGTCCCGAAGGCCAGCGCAATCGGCATTTCCGCCAGCAGCAGGATGACGACAAGCGCCATAGAGAGGAAGAAGATGGTCATTGCTCGGACCCTTTCGACTGGCTCGCCGCCAACAGGACAGGATTGCGGAAGACGCAGATCTGGTTAACGAATTGCAGGGCCAGATAGAGAACCATGCCGCCGAAACCGAAAATCAGTGACGACGACCACAGCCAGCGCGGCCAGCGCATGTAGGAGCTCATGCGGTTCTTGTCGATTTCGAACATGGCATAGCGGATGGCGTAATAGGCGAAAACCGCCGCAGCGATCAGCGAAAGCACCGTCATCACGATACGCACAAGCTGGATGGCGCGCGGGTTCTTGACCACCAGCGTCAGGATGCCGCCGTGGATATGCTCGCCGTTGCGGGTCACATAGGCCATGCCCAGAAAATAGGTCCACACTCCGAAAAGAAGGGCGATCTCTTCAATGCCGACGAAGGGCGAATGGAAGACATAGCGCAGAAGCACCTGCGCGAACATCAGCCCGGCCAGAGCGAGGCCGAACACGAATAAGGCGGTAAAGATAATCCCCGCCAGAACTTTCTCTGCCGACAGGACGGCTTTGTAGAAGCCTGTGGGCTGCCATTCGGGAATGGCTGTCAGTTGATCGGGGATCTCGGTCGGGTCGATTTCAGCGACATAGATATAGGAATCCGCGCCGACCGGTTCGCGCGGATGCTGCTTGGATGAACGGGTCATGAAAGCCTTCGGAGGATCAGGAAAAAGAAACCCGGCGTTGTCAGACAACGCCGGGACGACACAGGCAGAGATTACTCGATGCCCGCAGCTTTACGCAGTTTGCCCATGATCTCGGGGCCAACCACTTTTTCCATTTCCGGCCATTCGGTATCGTAAACGATCTTCTTGGCAGCGGCCATCTGTTCGTCGTTCAGGTGAACAATCTCGACACCGGCATCTGCCGATTTCTGGATATATTCGTCGCTTTTCGCTTTGGCTTCGACCCATGCATGGTCGATGACCTTATCGGCAGCCGCCTGAATTTCGTTACGCTCGTCTTCGGGCAGGCCATCCCACCAGTCTTCGTTCACCAGCCAGAAGGCGGTTTCGAAATAGTCGTTGGTCAGGATGTTGGCATCCAGAACGTCGCGCATATTGTAGGTCTCGACAGCGGTCGAGAAGGCGCGGGCATCAACGGTGCCCAGCTGCAATGCGGTGTAGACTTCGGCCAGCGGGATCGGCACGGCCGAGAACCCGAGATTGGAGAAGCGGTCCACCGCGATTGCGACACCGGGGACGCGGATCTTCACGCCTGCCGCATCGGCAGGGAAGTTGACCGGACGCGCCTTGACGCCCTTACGGATGACCACAGACCCGAAATCGGTCGGGATCAGGCCGATGGCATGCAGGCCCATATCGTGCAGGATGTCGTTATAGACCGAAAGCATATCCGAGCCGGGGCCATAGACGCGCTTCGCGTCGTCCCAGTTGTCCACAACATAGCCGAGCCAGCTGAGATCGAGGCGCTGATCGAACTCGGATGCGCCCCAGGTCAGGCTCATCGGCACGACGCCTTGCATGGTTTGCTCGAACAGCGAGGTCCAGTCGCCCAGATCACCGGCGGGATGATAGTCGACATTGATGTCATCGCCCAAGTCGGCAATGAATTCCTCGGAGAGCGAGTGGAACACGTGTTCGGTGTTCATGGCATGCGCCAGAATGAACGTGTCTTTTGCGTGGGCGGGCGCGAAGCTGGCAAGCGCACAGAAAGCGGCTGCGCTGGTTGCGCGAAGAAGAGTCTTGATCGACATGTTAATTTTTTCCCCTGTTGTAGGTCCAAAGGACCGATAACCGGTTTTGGCTAACATGCACGGTCTTGTTACACAAATATATTAAACAACGATCCACTGTATCGGGGAAATATTCGTGCAAACTTCTGCCGAGGCCACAAATTTTATTACAAATATGCATATATATTAATCATCACGCGGCGGTGACTGGTGCGAATTTAAGCAAATATAGGTTAAGTTTTTTCCCTAAGCAGGCTTGTTTTGCAAACTGCCGAACATCGCGAAGGGCAATGCTCGGCAGTGTTTTATATATTGTGGTTTTTTCCGAGCCTTAGCGCAAAAGTATGGGCCGAATCTTCAATTTCGCGACTGCGCCCGGCATATGGCGGTTCAGGCGGCGATTGATGAGCCCGAAAATCGTGATCACGGTCAGCGTCAGGCAGATAAAATAGAACGCGGCAATCGGGTAGGCGACAAAGGGGTTGAACGTCTTGTCGGCCAGATAGCTGGCATAATAAAGCGCATCGCCCTGTTGCCGGAAGGCGGGGAAGCCGGAAAAGAAGACCAGCGCCGTCGAGTGGAACAGGAAGATCGCTTCGTTCGTATAGGACGGCCAAGCCAGACGCAGCATGGTCGGCCATGTGATCTTGCGGAATTTCTTCCACCCCGAGAACCCATAGGCATCCGCAGCTTCCAGATCTCCCTTGGGAATGGAGCGCAGCGCACCATAAAAGATCTCGGCGGCATAGGCCGAGGTGTTGAGAAACAGCACCAAGGTCGCTCCGGCCCAAGCACGGGTGATCCACGAGGTCTCGATGGTGATCCCCAGCACGTCGATGCCGCTTTTGGGCAGCGAGGTCAGCAGTTCGTAGGCCAGAAAGAACTGGATGAACAGCGGCGAACCACGGAACAGGAAGACAAACCAGTCTGCCGGTTTGCGGATCCATGCCTGTTCGGCGGTCTTGCCAACGGCCAGCGCGGTGGCGAACAGAAAGCCCAGAGCCAGAGCCAGCACACCAAAATAGATATTCCACAGCATCCCCGAGCCGATCAGGGTGAATTCGTGGCAGAGTGTTAAATCGGTGCGCGGCAGCATTCTTTCGCCAAGCCCGATCGAGCGCAGACCGTAATCATGGATGATCTGGAAGCAGCTATCGCTCATATCGAAGCCTTTCGCATCTTTTCTCCGGCCAGAGTGGCCTGCCCGCGCGAGAGCCGCGTATTGATCCGGTCGAAGACCCATTCCGAGACTTTGGTCATCAGCAGATAGAACACCAGCAGGGCAAGGAAGTACCAGATCCGCCAGTCGGGATGCGGGAAATCATAGATGCCGGATTTGGTGGCCCCCAGCTCGCGGGCCCAGTAGACGATATCCTCGACCCCCAGCAGGAACAGCAGCGGCGTGGCCTTGATCAGGATCATCCACAAATTCGACAGCCCCGGCATGGCATAGACCCACATCTGCGGGATCAGGATGCGTCGGGTGATCTGGCGCTGTGTCAGCCCGTAGGCTTCGGCGGTTTCAAGCTGCGCGCGCGGCACGGCATTCATCGCTCCGAACAGCACATTGGCCGCAAAAGCACCGAAAACCACCGAAAACGCCACAACTGCCAGAATGAACCCGTAGATTTCATGGACGATCTGGGGGGCGGAATTGGGCGGAAGTTTTGCAGCGGGGCAGACGAGGAAGTTCATGTTCTGGCGCACCGGCTCTGTCCAGTCGGGGCAGAGCGTGATGTGGCGCAGATATTCCAGCCCCTGATCCAAAGCGATCGGGACGAACAGGAAAAAGATGATGTCGGGAATGCCGCGAACCATCGCGGTATAGGCTTTGCCGAAAACCCGCAAGGGCCACAGCCGCGAACGCGCCGCCAAGGCCCCGCCGAAGCCGAAAGCCAGAGCGATAGGGGCAGTGATCACCAAAAGCGCCAGAACCGTGCCGAAGGAGGCATAGAAAAGCAGGTGCTTGCCGGTGGTCAGATAGCATAAGAGCCAGCCGAGGCCGGAGAGGGCTGAAGGGTCTGTGCAGCTTTCGAACATCTGGGGAATAAGGGGCGGGACAAGCCCGCCCGCCTGTCCTTAATAGGTTTGTGCGTCGTCGCCAAAATACTTGACGATGAGTTCGTTCAGGGTGCCGTCTTTCTTCATCGACTCGATGGCGGTATTGAATTTGGCTTTCAGCGCGGTATCCGATTTGCGCAGGCCCATGCCGACGCCATCGCCCAGTTGCACATCCTTGCCGACCCAATGCAGATCGCCCTGCTCGGCGAAGGGTTTCAGCGCGTCATAATCGGCAAAGACCGCATCTGCCTCGCCATTGCGCACGGCCGCAACCGAATCGTCCAGCGTGGCGAATTCCATCAGGGTCTGGCCCGCCGAGGCCACATATTCCGATTGCAAGGTGTTGACCTGTGCCGCCACCATCGCACCTTTCAGATCGGTCGTCTCGTCAAGGGCCAGATATTTCGAGGCCGCAGGCGGGGTGTAGTTTTCGGTGAAGTCGATCGTCTTGGCACGTTCTTCGGTGATATTCATACCCGCCATGATCGTGTCGTAATTGCCCGACAGAAGGTTCGGGATGATCGAATCCCAATCATTGGTGACCCATTCGCAGGTCAGTTCGGCACGGGCGCAAAGCTCGTCGCCCAGCTCGCGTTCAAAGCCCGCGACCTGACCGTTATCGTCGATGTAGTTATAGGGAGGGTAGGCGCCCTCGGTCCCCATACGTACGACATCCTGCGCCAGCGCCGCGCTGGCACAAAGCGTCAGGGCACTCGCGGCCAAAAGAAGTTTTTTCATCGGATTCCCCTGTAGGTTTTTGTGGTCTTTATGGATGAAGAACGGTGTGTCAGGCCGGTGCGGTGGCTGACAGGAATTGCTGCAGGCGCTCGGATTTCGGCGCACCGAAGACCTCTTCGGGCGGACCTTCTTCCAGAAGTTTCCCCTGATGCAGAAACACGACATGGTCCGAGACATCCCGCGCCAATCGCATGTCATGGGTCACAAGGATCATCGTGCGGTGCTCTTTGGCAAGATCCTTGATGACCTTGACCACCTCCTGCTGCAATTCGGGATCAAGCGCCGAGGTCGGCTCGTCCAGAAGCAGGGCTTCGGGCTGCATACACAGCGCCCGCGCGATGGCCGCCCGCTGTTGCTGGCCTCCCGAAAGCTGGGCAGGCCATGCATCGCATTTGTCCCCGATCCCCACCTTCGCCAGATAGTTGCGCGCCAGCGGCTCGACCTCTTTCGGGTCACGTCCCAGCACGGTCACCGGCGCTTCCATGACATTTTGCAGAATGGTCATATGCGACCATAGATTGAATTGCTGGAACACCATGGACAGATTTGTGCGCAGCCGCGTGACCTGCTTGCGATCTGCCGGACGGCGGCTCATTCCCGCGCCGCGCCACTGAACCTTTTCGCCCTTGAACAGGATCTCGCCGCCCTGACTGTCTTCCAGCAGGTTGCAGCA
The sequence above is drawn from the Thioclava sp. GXIMD4216 genome and encodes:
- a CDS encoding transporter substrate-binding domain-containing protein; protein product: MKKLLLAASALTLCASAALAQDVVRMGTEGAYPPYNYIDDNGQVAGFERELGDELCARAELTCEWVTNDWDSIIPNLLSGNYDTIMAGMNITEERAKTIDFTENYTPPAASKYLALDETTDLKGAMVAAQVNTLQSEYVASAGQTLMEFATLDDSVAAVRNGEADAVFADYDALKPFAEQGDLHWVGKDVQLGDGVGMGLRKSDTALKAKFNTAIESMKKDGTLNELIVKYFGDDAQTY
- a CDS encoding ABC transporter permease subunit gives rise to the protein MFESCTDPSALSGLGWLLCYLTTGKHLLFYASFGTVLALLVITAPIALAFGFGGALAARSRLWPLRVFGKAYTAMVRGIPDIIFFLFVPIALDQGLEYLRHITLCPDWTEPVRQNMNFLVCPAAKLPPNSAPQIVHEIYGFILAVVAFSVVFGAFAANVLFGAMNAVPRAQLETAEAYGLTQRQITRRILIPQMWVYAMPGLSNLWMILIKATPLLFLLGVEDIVYWARELGATKSGIYDFPHPDWRIWYFLALLVFYLLMTKVSEWVFDRINTRLSRGQATLAGEKMRKASI
- a CDS encoding ABC transporter permease subunit (The N-terminal region of this protein, as described by TIGR01726, is a three transmembrane segment that identifies a subfamily of ABC transporter permease subunits, which specificities that include histidine, arginine, glutamine, glutamate, L-cystine (sic), the opines (in Agrobacterium) octopine and nopaline, etc.), which translates into the protein MSDSCFQIIHDYGLRSIGLGERMLPRTDLTLCHEFTLIGSGMLWNIYFGVLALALGFLFATALAVGKTAEQAWIRKPADWFVFLFRGSPLFIQFFLAYELLTSLPKSGIDVLGITIETSWITRAWAGATLVLFLNTSAYAAEIFYGALRSIPKGDLEAADAYGFSGWKKFRKITWPTMLRLAWPSYTNEAIFLFHSTALVFFSGFPAFRQQGDALYYASYLADKTFNPFVAYPIAAFYFICLTLTVITIFGLINRRLNRHMPGAVAKLKIRPILLR
- a CDS encoding amino acid ABC transporter ATP-binding protein; protein product: MTVDPRSAPTDAVIEIRNLYKSYGQLEVLRGVSIEAKRGEVVSLIGSSGSGKSTLLRCCNLLEDSQGGEILFKGEKVQWRGAGMSRRPADRKQVTRLRTNLSMVFQQFNLWSHMTILQNVMEAPVTVLGRDPKEVEPLARNYLAKVGIGDKCDAWPAQLSGGQQQRAAIARALCMQPEALLLDEPTSALDPELQQEVVKVIKDLAKEHRTMILVTHDMRLARDVSDHVVFLHQGKLLEEGPPEEVFGAPKSERLQQFLSATAPA